A stretch of DNA from Serinibacter arcticus:
CGCGATCGAGGCGGTGACGACGGCGGTGCGCGAGCTGCTCGCGACGTCGCCCTCCCCGTCCACCGCGGACGTGCGGCGGACGATCCGGGACGCCGTCGCGCCCTACGACACGGTCGGTCCCGAGTACCGCAAGCCGGCGATGGACGCCCGGCTGCCCTCGCGCACGAAGTCGATCGAGGAGCTCCCCGCGGCGCTGGGCTTCGTCCTGGCTCACGACGGCGACACGCGCGCCGCCGTGCTGGGCGCGGTCAACTACGGTCGCGACTCCGACTCGATCGCCACGATGGCGGGCGCGATCTGCGGTGGCCTGAACGGGCTCGACTCGGTGCCCGCCGACTGGCGGACGGACATCGCCACCGCGAGCCGGATCGATCTGGACGCGGTCGCCGAGGTGATGACCGGCGTCGTGCGCGACGTGCTGACGGCCGACGCCGAGGCCGCCTCGGCCCGGGCGGCGGCGACCACCTCGCTGCTCGACGACTGACGTCCTCGTGCATTCGCGAGGCCCTTCCGGTGCGTTCGCGAGGCCCTTCGGGTCACCTCGCGAGGCCCTTCGGGTCACGCGACGACGCCGCAACGGCCTCGCGATCGCACCCGAAGGGCCTCGCGACGGTGCGCAAACCCCTCGCCGCTGTACCGAAGCCCCTCGCCGCTTGACCAGAAACCCCTCGCCGGTGGTGCGCAAGCCCCTCGCCGGTGGTGCAGAAACCCCTCGCAGATGACTGGAGAGACGGAACCGATGCGACTGACCTGGGCCCAGCCCGAGGACCTGCTGCCCCACGAGCTCGTGGCTCTGATCGAGCAGGGGGCCGACCGGGGGGCGGTCGACGGCGTCCGCGCGCGCTGGGTCGCGGCCGGCGGCGATCCCGCCGCGCCGCGCACCGGCGCGGGACCCGTCCCGGCCACGCCCGAGCTGCGGGCGCTCGCCCGTGACCTGCTCGCGGAGGCGGCGACGCTGCAGCCCGTCAGCCCGGACGAGCCCGACGACTGGGACGCGATCGCGGCGCTGCTGCCCGCCACCACCGCCCCCACGACCACCGCCCTCCTCACCGCCACCCCCGACGTCGACCGCTACCGCGGAGCCTGGACGGGCCGCGCCGTCGGCTGCGTCCTCGGCAAGCCGGTGGAGAAGATCCCACGCGACGGCATCGAGACGATCCTGCGCGCCACCGACCGCTGGCCGCTGACCACCTGGTTCACGGCCGTCGGGCTGCCCGGCGACGTCGCCCAGGAGTGGCCGTGGAACCGGCGCAGCGCCCCGACGTCGCTCGCGGAGAACATCGACGGCGCCCCGGAGGACGACGACCTCAACTTCCCGATCCTCGCGCTGCACCTCCTCGCCACCCACGGCCCGGGCCTCACCACCGACCAGGTGGCGCAGGGCTGGCTCGACAACCTCCCCGGCGGCCGCGTCTTCACGGCCGAGCGTGCCGCGTACCGCAACCTGCTCGACGGCCGCCCGATCCCCGAGACCGCCACGCACCTCAACCCGTTCCGCGAGTGGATCGGCGCGCTCATCCGCACGGACGCCTACGGCTGGGCCCACCCTGGCGACCCGCTCGCCGCAGCCCGCCTCGCCTGGACCGACGCCCGCCTCAGCCACACCCGCAACGGCCTCTACGGCGCGATGTGGGCGGCGGCGCTGTGCTCGGCCGCCGTCGCGCTCCCCTCCCCCTCCGACCGGCCCGACGGCGGGACCGCCGCCGTCCTCGACGCCGCCGACACCGTGGTCCCGCCGCGCAGCCGGCTCGCCGCGGCGATCGCGCTGGGCCGCGAGCTCGCCGCGACGGGCCGCCCGCAGGCCGAGGCCCTCGACGTGCTGCACGCCGAGCTCGGCCACCTGCACTGGGTCCACACGCTCAACAACGCCGCCCTCGTCGCGTACGCGATCGCGTCGTCGGACGGCGACGTCGCGGCCGGGGCGTGCACCGCCGTCGTCGGCGGCTGGGACACCGACTCGGCCGGCGCGACGGTGGGGTCCGTGCTCGGCGCGCTCGCCGGCGGCGCCTCCGCCGGGTTGGACCCGACCTGGACCGACCCCCTGCACGGCACGATCGCGACCTCGATGCCCGGCGGCGCCGTCCGCAGCGTCGAGGACCTCGCCACGGCCGCCCACACCCTCGCCGAGAGGTTCACCTCATGAGCACCGCAGGCACCGTCACCGTCGTCGGGAGCGCCAATCTCGACACCACGCTGCGCGTCGCGCGCATCCCCGGCCCTGGCGAGACGATCCTGGCCAGCGGCATCGTGCGCAGCCCCGGCGGCAAGGGCGCGAACCAGGCCGTCGGCGCCGCGCGTTCCGGCGGGGCGGAGGTGGCGTTCGTCGCCGCGCTCGGTCACGACGGCGAGGCGGACCTCCTGCTCGCCTCGCTCACCGGCGCGGGGGTCGGCACCGACCACGTGCGCCGGCTGGACGGCGTCCCGAGCGGCTCAGCCCTCATCACGGTGTCCGACGACGCGGAGAACTCGATCGTCGTCGTCCCCGGCGCGAACGCGGTCCTGCTGGACCTCACCGACGGCGAGCTCGCCGTGGTCAGGAGCGCCGCCGTCGTGCTCGCGTGCCTGGAGATCCCGATGGCCACGGTGCTGGCGGCCGCCCGCGCGGCGCGCCGGTTCGTGCTGAACGCGGCGCCGTCGGCCCCGCTGCCCGACGAGCTCTGGCCGCACCTCGACGTGCTCGTGGTCAACGAGCACGAGGCGCGCGACCTCACGGGCGAGGCCCAGGTGGACGACGCCGTGGCGGTCCTGTCTCGGCGCGTCCCGGCACTGGTCGTCACGCTCGGCGCGGCCGGCGCGCTCGTCGTCGAGGACGGCCTGCGCACCCACGTGCGCGGCAACCCCGTCACCGCCGTCGACACGACCGGGGCGGGCGACTGCTTCTGCGGCGTCCTCGCGGCGCGGCTCGCCGCGGGCGACGACCTCGTCACCGCCACCCGGTGGGGCGGCGCCGCCGGCGCGCTCGCCGTCCAGCGCCCCGGCGCCGCCGACGCGATGCCGACGACGGCGGACGTCGCGACCCTCGTCGAGGGGGCGCAGCGATGAGCGGCGGGTTCGATCCGCTCGTGCCGCGCGAGATCGACCGGTGGTCGGTGCTGCCGCTGGACGCCGACCTCTCCGACGGCGAGGCCGCCGTCGCGCTCGAGGACGCCAAGATCCTCGCCGGGCCCGACGATCCTGCCGACCGGCCGCGCTGGCGCGAGCAGCTGCGCACCTGGCGCGACGGCGTCCTGGCGCGCCATCCCGACCTCGGCGCCCGCTACGACCGGCCCGAGACCGCGTGGTCCTCGCGCTGCTTCGCGGTGGCGCAGGTGTGGCTGTGGGACGAGCTGTTCTTCGACTCAGCTGCTCAGCGCTTCACGCCCGAGCGCCTCCTGGCCGACGCGCGCGAGCGCCTCGGCGGTCTCGACGGCCTCGTGCTCTGGCACGCGTACCCGGTCATCGGCATCGACGACCGCAACCAGTGGGACTTCTACGACGTCCCTGGACTGGCGGAGGCCGCTGCCGCGCTGCAGGCCGCGGGCGTCGCCGTCTTCGTCGACTACAACCCGTGGGACACCGGAACACGTCGGGCCGCCGGCACCGACGCCGAGGAGCTGGCCGCGACCATCCGCCGGCTCGGCGCCGACGGCGTCTTCCTCGACACGCTGCGCAAGGCCGACCCCGAGCTGGTCGCCACGCTCGAGGCGGCGCGCCCCGGCATCGCGCTCGAGGGCGAGTCCAAGCTCGCGACCGAGCGGATCGCCGACCACGCGACGTCGTGGGCCCAGTGGTTCGCCGACTCCCCCGTCCCCGGCGTGCTGCGCGCCCACTGGCTCGAGCGCCGGCACCTGCAGCACCACGTGCGGCGCTGGAACCGTGACCACGCCGAGGAGCTCACGTCGGCCTGGCTCAACGGCGTCGGGGTCATGGTCTGGGAGGTGGTCTTCGGCGTCTGGGTGGGCTGGAACCCGCGCGACGCCTCGACCCTGCGGCGCATGCTGCCCGTCCAGCGCGCGCTGGCGGACGTGCTGCACCGGGGTGACTGGACCCCGCTGACCGACCTGGGCCCCGAGGCCCCCGGGCAGGGCATCTTCGGTTCGCTCTACGAGACGGACGATCTCCGCCTGTGGACGCTGGCGAGCCGGTCCGACGTCGACCACGTCCTCGCCCTCCCGGCCGACGCCCCCGGACGCTGGCTCGCGCTGCACGACGGCGTCGAGCTGGAGCTGGCCGACGGCGAGACCGGCACCCTCGAGGTGACCGTGCCCGCGCGCTCGATCGCGGCAGCGGTGCACGTGCCACCGGGGGTCGCGCCGCCGGATCTCGCATCGCTGCAGGCCGAGCTCGCCGCGATCCGGGCGACCACGCCGGATCACGACGGCGACGCCTCCTTCGGCCACCGGCGCGCGGTCCGCACCGCCGGTGCCCCCTCGCGGGGCGGGGCGCCCGCGGACGCGACGGTCGTCGTCGTGCCCCCGGGCGAGCACGTGCTGACCGTGCGGTTCCGGCAGCGCGAGACCGGGATGTACGACGGCGCCCCGTACGTGGACGAGTGGAAGCCGCTGCCACCCCGGCTGCACGACTCCCGCACGCTCGAACGCGTCGCGACGCTCGCGCACCCGGTCGCCGTCGCCGCCCGTGAGGTGAGCGAGGCGGAGTTCGACGCGTTCGTCGACGCGACCGGCTACGTCCCCGCCGTCGCGCACCGCTTCCGTACCGAGCGCCGCGGGCCGGACGCCCCGGTCACCGGCGTGAACCTCGCCGACACCCGCGCCTACGCCGCCTGGTGCGGCGCGCGCCTGCCGACCGAGGACGAGTGGCAGCTCGCGGCGTCGCTGCAAGGTTTCGAGCGCCGCGCCCCCGCGGTGTGGAGCTGGACGGAGAGCGAGCACACCGACGGCCGCACCCGGTTCGTCATGCTCAAGGGCGGCAGCGACCACGTCAGCGAGGGCTCGGACTGGTACACCGACGGCGGCGTCCGTCCACCCGAGTTCACGCTGAAGTTCCTGGTGCCGGGGCTCGGGATCGAGCGGTCGCCGAGCATCGGCTTCCGGATCTGCTGGGACACCGAGGGAGCATCATGACGGAGAGCAGCACACCGGAGGGCAGCACATTGGAGGGCAGCGGAGCTCTCGCTGGCCTCCGTGTCATCGACGCCTCGACCCTGTTCGCGGGCCCGATGGCCGCGATGCACCTGGGCGACATGGGCGCCGAGGTGATCAAGGTCGAGCACCCGCGCCGGCCCGACCCGTCGCGCGGCCACGGTCCCTCGCGCGACGGTCACAACCTGTGGTGGGCCACGCTCGGGCGCAACAAGCGCACGGTCCAGCTCGACCTCGGCAGCGAGGGCGGGGCCGAGGCGTTCCGGCGGCTGGCCGCGAGCGCCGACGTCGTGATCGAGAACTTCCGCCCCGACACGCTGGAGCGCTGGGGGCTGGGGTACGAGGCGCTGAGCGCCGACAACCCCGGGCTGGTGCTCGCGCGCGTCACCGGGTTCGGGCAGATCGGGCCGTACCGCCGCCGGCCCGGGTTCGGCACGCTCGCGGAGGCGATGAGCGGGTTCGCCGCCATGACCGGCGAGGCGGACGGGCCGCCGACGCTGCCGCCGTTCGGGCTCGCGGACGGGATCGCGTCGCTCGCGACCGCCTTCGCCGTCATGGTCGCGCTCCACTCGCGCGAGCGGACGGGGCTCGGGCAGGTCGTGGACCTCGCGATCGTCGAGCCGATCCTCGCGCTGCTCGGACCGCAGATCAGCCGGTTCCAGCAGCTCGGCACCGTGCAGGCGCGCACGGGCAACCGCTCCTCCAACAACGCGCCGCGCAACACCTACGCCACGGCCGACGGCTCGTGGGTGGCGGTGTCGACGTCGGCGCAGTCGATCGCGGAGCGCGTCATGACGCTCGTGGGTCGCCCCGACCTCGCGCAGCAGCCGTGGTTCGCCGCCGGTTCCACGCGGGCCGAGCACGCCGACGAGCTCGACGAGGCGGTCGGGTCGTGGATCGCGGCGCGGCCGCGCGCGGAGGTCGTCGCGGCCTTCGAGGAGGCCCAGGCCGCGATCGCGCCGATCTACGACGCGTCCGACATCGCCGTCGACCCCCAGTTCGCCGCGCTCGGCACGATCCGCACGCTCGAGGATCCAAACCTGGGCGAGATCGCGATGCAGGGCCCGCTGTTCCGGCTGTCGCGTGACGCGGGCGTCATCGCGCACACCGGGCGCGCGCCCGGCGCCGACACCGACGCCGTGCTCGCGGAGCTCGGCTACTCCGCCGACGAGATCGCGGCGCTGCGCGGGGCGGGGTCGGTGTGAGCGCCCTCCCGCCGGTCACCGGGCTGTACGTGCCCGGCAGCCGCCCCGACCGGTTCGACAAGGCGCTGGCCACGGGCACCGAGCTGCTCATCCTCGACCTCGAGGACGCGGTCGCGCCGGAGGCGAAGGAGGACGCGCTCGACGCCGTCGTCGCCTGGGTGCGCGCGCTGCTCGAGAGCGACGGCGACGCCGACGACGGCGTCGTCGGCGCCGCGACGCCCCCGGTCCTCCAGGTCCGCGTCAACGCCGCCGGCACCCCCTGGCACGACGCCGACCTGGCCGCCCTCGCGGACCTGCCGCCCGCCGTCGAGATCCGCCTCCCGAAGGTGGAGACGACCGGCGAGCTCGACGCCGTCGCCCGCGCCGTCGGGCACCACCCGGTCACGCCGATCCTCGAGACGGCCCGCGGGGTCGAGCACGCCGTCGCGATCGCGGCGCACGACGCCGTGACACGGCTCGCGCTCGGCGAGTCCGACCTCCGCAGCGACCTCGGCACCGGCGCGGGCCCCGACGCCGAGCCCGCGATCACCTACGCGCGGATCCGGCTCCTGTTCGCCGCGCGCGCGGCCGGTCTCGACGCCCCGATGCTGTCCGCCTACCCGGCGATCCGCGACCTCGACGGGCTCCGCGCCGACACCGCGCGCGGCCGAGCGCTCGGCGCGAGCGGCCGGGTGGCGATTCACCCCAGCCAGCTGCCCGTGATCGCCGAGGTGTTCGCGCCGGCCGAGGACGAGGTCGCCTGGGCCACCGCCGTCGTGACCGCCCTGGACGCCTCCCGCGGTGCCGTCACCCGCCTGCCGGACGGCGCGATGGTCGACCCCGCCATGCGCGGCCGGGCCACCCGGATCCTCCGCCGCTCCACCACGACCAGCAGCAGCACCAGCACCACCAGCACCCCACCCCCACGCTGAGGACGACCCATCCGCCGTGAGGGCGCCCCTCCCTGCCTCGCCCTCACGACGGAGGGATCGCCCTCGGCGGACCACTGACGAAGGAGTCATCGTGTCCGACCGTTCTCCCTCCCCTCGAGACCTCCTGCGCCGCGCCGCCGTCGGCGCCGCCGGCGCGGGCCTCGCGCTCGCCGGCGGCGTCGTCGCCGCCCTCCCCGCCCAGGCCGCGCCGGCCGCCGGCACCGTGCAGACGGCGACGGCGCCGTCGGACGCCGTCGGCTCGATCGACTACACGGTGTACCTACCGCCGGGCTACGACCCCGCGGCCGACTACCCCTCCCTGTACCTCCTGCACGGCCGCGGCGACACGATGGCCGCCTGGCCCCAGGTCACCCCGACGCTGGACCGACTCATCGAGGAGGGCGCGATCCCGCCGCTCGTCGTCGTGATGCCGGACGCCCCGTGGTCGATGCGCGGCGGCTACTACGTCGACTCCCTCTACACCGGTGACGACGGCGGAGGCCCCGGCGCCGCCGTCGAGACGGCCTTCACCACCGACCTGATCGAGCACGTGGACACCACCTACGCCACGGTCGACGACCCGGGCGCGCGCGCCGTCGGCGGCTACTCGATGGGTGGCGCGGGCGCGCTGCGCTACGCCACCGCGCACCAGGACCTGTTCTCGGCCGGCCTGATCCTGAGCCCTGCCGTGTACGTCCCGACGCCGCCACTGGACTCCTCCACGCGCGAGTTCGGCGCGTACGGCGTCGGAAACGCCCTCTTCGACGAGGCGCGCTACACCGAGCTCGCCTACCCGAGCACGTTCGCCGCGCTGGACGAGTCCTCGCCGCTCCACCTGTTCATCGCCGTCGGCGACGACGAGTGGGCCAACCCGCTGCCCGAGGACGCGATCCACGACCTCGATCACGAGGCCGCCACGCTCTACAACGCCGCCAAGCGCGTGCCCGGCCTCACCTCCGAGCTGCGCGTCTACGACGGCGGCCACGACTGGGGCGTCTGGGGCCGCGGCTTCGAGGAGGGCATGCGCGACATCGGCCCGCGCCTGCGCACCGCGCCGCCGCCCGCCTTCCCCGGCACGCAGGTCGGCTCCGAGGGCCAGGACTACGCCGGAGGCGTGCTCGCGCTGCCCGACGGCCACGCGATCACGGCCACGAACCTCGCCGCCTCCGGGATGGGCCACACGAGTGCGGGCGCGCTCGACGTCGTCGTGCAGCGCCTCGACACCTCCGGCGAGGTCGTGTGGCGGACGGCGATCGCCGGCCCGGCCAACGACCGGGCCTACGGCGTCGTGAGCGACGGCGCGGGCGGCGTGCTCGTCGGCGGCTTCACGCGCGCGGCGACCGACGACGTGCTCCTCACCCGGATCTCCGGCGACGGCGAGACGCTGTGGACGCGGACGGTCGGCGACCGGGCCGCGGCGGACCGCGCCTACGCGATCACCCCGGACGGCGACGGCGGCGCCTATCTCGCGGGGTACGCGTCCGGCACGCTGCCGCCCGCGGCGGGCCAGGCCGGCCCGGCGCACGCCCCGGCCGGCGACAAGGACGCGGCGCTCGTGCACGTGGACGGTGACGGCGAGGTCGTCTGGACGGCCGGCGTCGGCGGCGCGGGCGAGGACAAGGCCTACGCGGTGACGACGGCGGCCGACGGCACCGTGGTCGTCGCGGGCAGCACCACCGGCGCGATGCCGGGCGGCACGCCCGCCGGCGGGCTCGACGCCTGGGTGGCGGGCTTCTCGCCCGCGGGGGTGCGCCTCTGGCTGCACCAGATCGGCACCGACGGCTCCGACCAGCTGCAGGCGCTCGTGCGGACGCCCGACGGCGTGGTGGCCGCCGGGTACGCGGGCGGCGCCCTGCCCGGCGCGACGTCGGCGGGCGCGTCCGACCTCGTGGCGATCGCGCTGACGTCCGGCGGCGAGACGCTCTGGACCCGGCAGGTCGGCACGGCCGGTGACGACCGCGGCGCCGCGCTCGTGCCAGGGGCCGACGGCGGCGTGGTCCTGATCGGGCACTCCGACGGCGCGTGGGACGTGCCCGCGGGCGGGGTCGACGTCGTCGTGCTGCCGCTCTCGGCGAGCGGTGAGCCCGGTGCCGCGCAGCAGCTCGGGTCCCCCCAGCGCGACGGGGCCGACGAGTGGGACGAGGCCAACGTGTTCGCCTCCGTCGCCGACGACGGCGCGAGCGCCTGGGTCCAGGGGATCACGTTCGGCGCGGTCGACGGCGGGGTCAACCTCGGCCTGACCGACGTCTTCCTGACGCAGGTCGCGCTGGCCGGGGGCGACCCCGAGCCCACGGACCCGCCGACGACGACGTCACCGCCGGCCGAGCCGTCGCCGACCGACACCGGGACGGGCGGCGCGCTGCCCCCGGGTCCGGGTGGACCGGGAGGACCCAGCGGCGGCGGCTTGGGTGCGGGCGGCGGCGCGGGCGGCGCCCTCGGCGCGACCGGCGTCGACGCGCTCGGCCTGGTCGCCGCGGCCACCGCCCTCCTGGCGGCCGGCGGCCTGGCGCTGCGCCACCGCCGTCGCGCCCAGGTCCTCCGCCTGACGGGCGCCTGACGGGCGCCTGACCGCGCACTCGTGGCATCGTCGAGGGATGACGACACTCAACGCAGCCCGCCTCCGGACCGCCGCGCTCACCGCCGTCGGCACCACCGTCTACTACGCCGTTCCCGACCTGATCGACCGCCGCCCGGCCCGTGCCGCCGCCAAGACCGCGATCGTCGCGGGGCTCGCCGCCGTCTCGTTCGACGACTTCCGCCGGACCCGCACGGAGGAGGAGAGCGAGGGGATCGAGGTGCTGCGGGAGCAGCTGGGGCGTCGCACACCGCAGGAGCGCCTCGTCCTCGGCGGTCTCGCCGCGGCGACGGCGGGGGTCTCGACGGCGTTCCTCGTCGCGGCCGAGAAGTGGCTCTACCGGCGCGGGGAGCGTCGCGTCGCGGAGGGGAACCGCTGGGGCCACCTGCGTGGCGCCGTCGTGCTCGGGGCGCTCGCCGGAGCGCTCGCGCTGGCGCCTCCCGGCACGACGGCCGGGCCCGCCGAGGGCGCCTGACCCGAACGCCGCCCGACCCGAGCACCCCAGAACGCCGGAACGCCCCGGGGCCCGCCATCCACGTGGATGGCGGGCCCCGGGGCGTTCCGGCTGCGGGCGGGGTCTCCCCCACCCGCAGCCGTGATCGTCAGGCGATCATCCCGCTGACGTCACCGCGGCGACGGCGAGCCGTCACCATCAGCGCGCGGCCACCGAGCAGGAGCACCAGGGCCCCGGCGAGCAGCCCGAGCACCGTGGTGCCCGTGACGGGCAGCGGCGGGACCGGAGCGACGCTGATGGTCAGCGTGGCGCTGTAGACCACGCCGTTCGTGTCGCTGACGCGGTAGGTGATGCTCGCGTCGCCGCTGAAGCCGGTCGCCGGCGTGAAGGTGATCGTCCCGTCGGGGTTGACCACCCAGGTGCCGACGCCGTCCGTCGTGTGCTGCTTGACGCAGTTGTCCGTTCCCGGGACGACCACGCAGACCGTGCCCGGGTCGAGCGTCTCGCCCTGACCGGGGAAGTCGTTCTCGAGCACCGGAACGGTGACGGAGGTGTTGCCCGGCGTGGACGCCTTGTCGTCGGTCGCCGCACCCGTCGTCAGCACCTCGACGACGGCGACGGCGGTGACCCGCGTGCCGTTGGCGTCGGCGACCGAGTAGGTCACCGGCGTCGTGACGCCCGTGAACCCGTCGGCCGGCGTGAACACCAGGCGGCCGTCCACGACCGTCCAGACGCCCTGGCCCGGAACCTCGAGGCGGTCCACCAGTGCACCGGAACCGTCGACGAGCTTGAGCGACGTCGGGTCGAGCGGCACCTCGGGCGAGCCCGCGGTGTCGTTGGCCAGCACGTCGATCGTGACGGGGGCGTTGTACGGCGTGGTCGCGCGGTCGTCCGTCGCACCCGGCGTGATCGCACCGATCACCACGACCACCGTGGAGGTGGCCGGGTTGCCGTGGCTGTCGGTCACCTCGTAGGTGACCGGCGGCGTCGTGCCGACGAAGGTCGGCTCCGGCGTGAAGGTGATCGCACCGGTGACCGGGTCGATCACGTAGGTCCCGACGCCGGGGACGACGAGCGTCTTGCCGTCCTCCGAGACCTCGGCACCCTCGGGCTGACCCTCGGCCGGGAAGACGACCGAGGTCGGGTCGAGCGCGCCGGCGGTGCCGTCGGCGTTCGGACCGGCCACGTCGTTGCCGAGCGGGTCGATCACCACGGGCAGACCCTGACCGCCGGCACCGGTGTCCGGGTTGGCGATCGGGGCGGGCTGCACCGTGACCGTCACCGTGGAGGTGACGGGCGTGCCGTTGGCGTCGCTGACCTCGTACGTCACCGGGGTGGTGTCACCGACGAAGCCGGGCTCCGGGGTGAAGGTGACGCTGCCGTCGGGGTTGGCCGTCCAGACACCCTGGCCGGGGACCGTGAGCGTGAGGCCGTCCTCGGACAGCTCCGCACCCTCCGGCTGACCCTCGACCGGGAACCGCACCGACTCCGGCACCAGGGGGGCGGTGTCCGCACCCGGGGTGTCGTTGGCGATCACCGGGACGGTGACCGGCGTGAGGTACGGCGTGGCGCCGGTGTCCGGCGTCGCGACCGGGTCGATCCCCGTGACGGTGATCGTGAGCGGCGCCGTGGCGGTGTTGCCGAGGCTGTCCGTGACGGCGTACGTCACGGCCGGGGCCTCGCCGCGGAAGCCGGGCTCGGGGTCGAACGTGATCACACCCGTCTCGGGGTCGACCGTGTA
This window harbors:
- a CDS encoding ADP-ribosylglycohydrolase family protein translates to MTGETEPMRLTWAQPEDLLPHELVALIEQGADRGAVDGVRARWVAAGGDPAAPRTGAGPVPATPELRALARDLLAEAATLQPVSPDEPDDWDAIAALLPATTAPTTTALLTATPDVDRYRGAWTGRAVGCVLGKPVEKIPRDGIETILRATDRWPLTTWFTAVGLPGDVAQEWPWNRRSAPTSLAENIDGAPEDDDLNFPILALHLLATHGPGLTTDQVAQGWLDNLPGGRVFTAERAAYRNLLDGRPIPETATHLNPFREWIGALIRTDAYGWAHPGDPLAAARLAWTDARLSHTRNGLYGAMWAAALCSAAVALPSPSDRPDGGTAAVLDAADTVVPPRSRLAAAIALGRELAATGRPQAEALDVLHAELGHLHWVHTLNNAALVAYAIASSDGDVAAGACTAVVGGWDTDSAGATVGSVLGALAGGASAGLDPTWTDPLHGTIATSMPGGAVRSVEDLATAAHTLAERFTS
- a CDS encoding ribokinase: MSTAGTVTVVGSANLDTTLRVARIPGPGETILASGIVRSPGGKGANQAVGAARSGGAEVAFVAALGHDGEADLLLASLTGAGVGTDHVRRLDGVPSGSALITVSDDAENSIVVVPGANAVLLDLTDGELAVVRSAAVVLACLEIPMATVLAAARAARRFVLNAAPSAPLPDELWPHLDVLVVNEHEARDLTGEAQVDDAVAVLSRRVPALVVTLGAAGALVVEDGLRTHVRGNPVTAVDTTGAGDCFCGVLAARLAAGDDLVTATRWGGAAGALAVQRPGAADAMPTTADVATLVEGAQR
- a CDS encoding SUMF1/EgtB/PvdO family nonheme iron enzyme produces the protein MSGGFDPLVPREIDRWSVLPLDADLSDGEAAVALEDAKILAGPDDPADRPRWREQLRTWRDGVLARHPDLGARYDRPETAWSSRCFAVAQVWLWDELFFDSAAQRFTPERLLADARERLGGLDGLVLWHAYPVIGIDDRNQWDFYDVPGLAEAAAALQAAGVAVFVDYNPWDTGTRRAAGTDAEELAATIRRLGADGVFLDTLRKADPELVATLEAARPGIALEGESKLATERIADHATSWAQWFADSPVPGVLRAHWLERRHLQHHVRRWNRDHAEELTSAWLNGVGVMVWEVVFGVWVGWNPRDASTLRRMLPVQRALADVLHRGDWTPLTDLGPEAPGQGIFGSLYETDDLRLWTLASRSDVDHVLALPADAPGRWLALHDGVELELADGETGTLEVTVPARSIAAAVHVPPGVAPPDLASLQAELAAIRATTPDHDGDASFGHRRAVRTAGAPSRGGAPADATVVVVPPGEHVLTVRFRQRETGMYDGAPYVDEWKPLPPRLHDSRTLERVATLAHPVAVAAREVSEAEFDAFVDATGYVPAVAHRFRTERRGPDAPVTGVNLADTRAYAAWCGARLPTEDEWQLAASLQGFERRAPAVWSWTESEHTDGRTRFVMLKGGSDHVSEGSDWYTDGGVRPPEFTLKFLVPGLGIERSPSIGFRICWDTEGAS
- a CDS encoding CaiB/BaiF CoA transferase family protein, producing MTESSTPEGSTLEGSGALAGLRVIDASTLFAGPMAAMHLGDMGAEVIKVEHPRRPDPSRGHGPSRDGHNLWWATLGRNKRTVQLDLGSEGGAEAFRRLAASADVVIENFRPDTLERWGLGYEALSADNPGLVLARVTGFGQIGPYRRRPGFGTLAEAMSGFAAMTGEADGPPTLPPFGLADGIASLATAFAVMVALHSRERTGLGQVVDLAIVEPILALLGPQISRFQQLGTVQARTGNRSSNNAPRNTYATADGSWVAVSTSAQSIAERVMTLVGRPDLAQQPWFAAGSTRAEHADELDEAVGSWIAARPRAEVVAAFEEAQAAIAPIYDASDIAVDPQFAALGTIRTLEDPNLGEIAMQGPLFRLSRDAGVIAHTGRAPGADTDAVLAELGYSADEIAALRGAGSV
- a CDS encoding HpcH/HpaI aldolase/citrate lyase family protein, which codes for MSALPPVTGLYVPGSRPDRFDKALATGTELLILDLEDAVAPEAKEDALDAVVAWVRALLESDGDADDGVVGAATPPVLQVRVNAAGTPWHDADLAALADLPPAVEIRLPKVETTGELDAVARAVGHHPVTPILETARGVEHAVAIAAHDAVTRLALGESDLRSDLGTGAGPDAEPAITYARIRLLFAARAAGLDAPMLSAYPAIRDLDGLRADTARGRALGASGRVAIHPSQLPVIAEVFAPAEDEVAWATAVVTALDASRGAVTRLPDGAMVDPAMRGRATRILRRSTTTSSSTSTTSTPPPR
- a CDS encoding alpha/beta hydrolase-fold protein gives rise to the protein MSDRSPSPRDLLRRAAVGAAGAGLALAGGVVAALPAQAAPAAGTVQTATAPSDAVGSIDYTVYLPPGYDPAADYPSLYLLHGRGDTMAAWPQVTPTLDRLIEEGAIPPLVVVMPDAPWSMRGGYYVDSLYTGDDGGGPGAAVETAFTTDLIEHVDTTYATVDDPGARAVGGYSMGGAGALRYATAHQDLFSAGLILSPAVYVPTPPLDSSTREFGAYGVGNALFDEARYTELAYPSTFAALDESSPLHLFIAVGDDEWANPLPEDAIHDLDHEAATLYNAAKRVPGLTSELRVYDGGHDWGVWGRGFEEGMRDIGPRLRTAPPPAFPGTQVGSEGQDYAGGVLALPDGHAITATNLAASGMGHTSAGALDVVVQRLDTSGEVVWRTAIAGPANDRAYGVVSDGAGGVLVGGFTRAATDDVLLTRISGDGETLWTRTVGDRAAADRAYAITPDGDGGAYLAGYASGTLPPAAGQAGPAHAPAGDKDAALVHVDGDGEVVWTAGVGGAGEDKAYAVTTAADGTVVVAGSTTGAMPGGTPAGGLDAWVAGFSPAGVRLWLHQIGTDGSDQLQALVRTPDGVVAAGYAGGALPGATSAGASDLVAIALTSGGETLWTRQVGTAGDDRGAALVPGADGGVVLIGHSDGAWDVPAGGVDVVVLPLSASGEPGAAQQLGSPQRDGADEWDEANVFASVADDGASAWVQGITFGAVDGGVNLGLTDVFLTQVALAGGDPEPTDPPTTTSPPAEPSPTDTGTGGALPPGPGGPGGPSGGGLGAGGGAGGALGATGVDALGLVAAATALLAAGGLALRHRRRAQVLRLTGA